TCTCCCACGGCTCATGGCCTTCCCTTTCGCTCTTCGCTGTTTAGGGAATTGGTTGAAAAGAACTCAAACAATGCCTGTGGAGATGAACTTGAtgaggaagtcacaaaggatcaacAACAAAACATAGCCAGTGATGATGAACTGGGTGGGATCTTCTGTGATGGCAGTGACAGCATTTCATTTTTCTATGATCCAAACACAAACGGCTTAGAACTGCAAGAAAGCGACCTCTACTCAATTCTTTGAACAGAGATGTGTAGTTATATTGACAATAATGTAAAATAGGATGGGGCATATCAATTTTGTTCTATGCATGTTTCCATATCTCAATAGCTTTAAATTTTACAACAGATGTTAATGATAACtgctaaaagaaattaaaaagcatTATTGACAAGAGTATATGAATATGCAATAATTCAGAGTTAACAAGATCCTATTTTGTTGTTATATATGTGAGCCATCAACATATATAGAACGGGTTAACTGTAGGAAATCAATATACTAATTACTTCAACACACCTTAACTGTGGATAATTTGGCATTGTTAAAATCATGTTTATGAATACTGTATAGATGGATATGTTAACCTTTCATACTCATTGGTAATTGCTCTCTTTTTTTCAAGACTATGGTTTTGTTCCCTTAATGGGTTGTTCTGTGCTCCCTTTGATAGTGGTTATTGTCCCTATGGGGTGTTGTTGTAATTTTGTGCTTGTTTTGGCGtccttattttgataaaaaaaattttttttttcaataaaaaatatctttttattttttattttttagtgtgtttggcaaatttctaatagtaaaagtaaaagtactaaaaaaattaaaaaaacatcttttttgaaaagctgtaatttacatctttttttagaagatatttttttcttaaaaaaagatatttttcatgtaataaataaataaaaaaatatttttatattattatacccaaacataattaaaagataaaaagatctttttgcatgaaatactcaaacataaaattatttttacttttccataaaatattttaaaaaaagataactcaaaaaacgATCTTTTCTTAGAAGTTCATCGAAACAAACCCTTATTCTTGTTCTCCTTCAATTCCTATGAGAAAAATTAGTGCTCTTactaagaaaaagagagagattgATCATCATTGCTTCTCCTGACTTCTATGGTGTTGTTGACTTTTcatcttgaaaaagaagagaaagaaaagcagAAGAAATTTCCTGTTTTTGTTAGTACTTTTTCAAATGAAAATATTTAGACTATGGATGGTTGTAATTTTAGTTTTGTTCGGAAATCTCATTTTGTTATTACTGTTGGCCCAATTGATCAACAtataatctttttcatatcaatgAATActtgttttttgaaaaaaagactGGCTTCTTTTTACATTTTACAAGACATCATGTCTTGAATATGCATAAGAGAAAGTATGCAAAGGGAAATGGATTATTGTATGCAAAGAACACAAAGTATGgcttttcttatttcaaaaatagaaaaattaaaatagatatataACACACTATATTTATCTTTCTGTCTACTTTTATTGGAGTTTCACATAGCTGACTCTTACATAAGAGAAACACAATAACTTCaaatagaaacacaaaaatagaaataatCTAAGATTACACACATGAAAAGACCAACATATAGACTTTTGACTTAAAAGATCTTTTTCAGCAACCTATAAACATCTTCAGCAAAAGCATTTCCCAGTGCTAACCCAGCAACAAGGCCACCCCCATATCCAATTagaattaccatccaatacaattcAAAGAAAGATCCCGACTCAGAATCTTGATCGCCATCAGGTTTTTGCAATGGAAGCTTAGGATGATCTTCACATTTCTTCAACAACCGAATCCCACACAAATCTTTGTTTCCCTTAAATGAATTATCATCAAATGTTGAAAGTTGGCCATTTTCTGGGATTGGACCTGAGAGATTGTTGAAAGACACATTGAAGAAATCCAAGAAGGTTAACCCTGTGAGTTGTTGAGGAATATTCCCTGACAAGTCATTGAGAGAAAGGTCGAGTACTTCGAGATTTGAAAGCTCTCCAAAGGAAGATGGGATGCTGCCAGTAAACATGTTATTGGACAAATTGAGCATAACAAGACGATTCAAACTTCCCATGATATCTGGAATCTCTCCCGAAATTTTGTTACATGAAAGATCAATGGCTACCATGTGATGAAGGTATTGACTCCCAAGATaatccatgacaactcctttgttGGACATTGAAAATGGATGCGAATCAATATCTATTTCCGCATTGTCACTATAAATCACGTCCTTGAAATCCAGTTGTCTTTTGTTGGATATGATCATCGATTTGAAGCACATGATTATTTCTGATGTTAATTTCATTGAGAAACCATTTTGAGAAAGATCCATATTTCGAAGCTGGGGAAATGCATATTTCAATGGACACATTATAGCTCCGTGAAATTCATTATCACGTAAAATAACAACCTTTATCTTAGGAAGATATCCCAACCAGAAAGGAAACGAGTCATTGAAATGGTTATGTCTCACATCAAGAAACTCTAGCCTTCTACAATTGACCAATGCTCTTGGTAATTTTCCATGCAACTTGTTAGAACTAAAATCAATAAAATGAAGGGCATTTCCTTTCACATAAGTTTCAGGAATATCGCCAGTCAATTTGTTTCCTGCAAGACTCAAAATTTGAAGAGATCGGCTAAAGCTTCCCAAACATGATGGAATCATGCCAACTAAATTGTTGGAAGATAAATCAAGTTCCACAAGTGACTGCAGGTTGCATATGGACGGGGATATTTCTCCCATCAATAGGTTGTTGGAAATTTCCAAACTCTCAAGAGTTGTTTTGTTCCATAACCAACTCGGTATTGTCTTTATGTTGTTGTTTGATATGGAAAGACTAGTCAACTCTTGCAAGTGTTGTATAAAATTGGGAAAATGAACAAAATTGCATGAACTTAAATCCAAAGCATGAATTTGAGAAAGAAATGTTACATTGGAAGTGTTCTTCCCTTCAAGAAAAGACAATTTGTTGCCTCCACCTAAACCAAGAATAGTAAGCTTTTGAAGCTTTGAAAGCATGTCAAGCTCTATCTGTCCTTCGAACATATTGCCAGCTAGATCAAGAAGTGTAAGATTCTCTAACTTGAAGAGGAAATATGGAATTTCACCTTGAAGATTATTTTGAGAAAGATCCAAGTAATATGAAGAGGTTTGATTCATCATCCAAGTTGGAACTTCCCCAATCAAATTGCATGAACTCAATCCTAACCATTGAATTGGAGGAAGGATTGT
The sequence above is drawn from the Arachis hypogaea cultivar Tifrunner chromosome 4, arahy.Tifrunner.gnm2.J5K5, whole genome shotgun sequence genome and encodes:
- the LOC114927598 gene encoding receptor-like protein 54; this encodes MTMMGLLHSVALSTQFLLLFSSSLFTNCLSLNDSTSTHHHGCHQHENNALLSFKQSFIISKSASYNTSSYPKTVSWIPTTDCCSWDGIECNELTGHVISIDLSSSQLYGSMDANSTLFSLVHLQSLDLSDNHFNHSQIPARIGDLSQLRHLNLSQFHETTLSGEVPTQISHLSNLLSLDLRSYIDQLDYPLINRLQLKESTLRSLIQNSTRLEQLRLNFVTISSSLPHTLVNLTSLQKLSFRQCELHGEFPVGIFYFPNLTSLNLVQNQNLQGTLPASIGNLTNLAYLALEDNSFHGEIPQSLFRLENLEHLSLSYNFFEGRLALDMFLKLKMLNFLDLSGNKLSLFSQVRDVNVTILPPIQWLGLSSCNLIGEVPTWMMNQTSSYYLDLSQNNLQGEIPYFLFKLENLTLLDLAGNMFEGQIELDMLSKLQKLTILGLGGGNKLSFLEGKNTSNVTFLSQIHALDLSSCNFVHFPNFIQHLQELTSLSISNNNIKTIPSWLWNKTTLESLEISNNLLMGEISPSICNLQSLVELDLSSNNLVGMIPSCLGSFSRSLQILSLAGNKLTGDIPETYVKGNALHFIDFSSNKLHGKLPRALVNCRRLEFLDVRHNHFNDSFPFWLGYLPKIKVVILRDNEFHGAIMCPLKYAFPQLRNMDLSQNGFSMKLTSEIIMCFKSMIISNKRQLDFKDVIYSDNAEIDIDSHPFSMSNKGVVMDYLGSQYLHHMVAIDLSCNKISGEIPDIMGSLNRLVMLNLSNNMFTGSIPSSFGELSNLEVLDLSLNDLSGNIPQQLTGLTFLDFFNVSFNNLSGPIPENGQLSTFDDNSFKGNKDLCGIRLLKKCEDHPKLPLQKPDGDQDSESGSFFELYWMVILIGYGGGLVAGLALGNAFAEDVYRLLKKIF